One Brevinematales bacterium genomic window, AATTTCCATGGATTGCTAATAGTATACTACCCGCATGTGAATAATTCAACATAATAACCACTTTTTTTTCTTAGATGCGCTATATATAATTACAGTTGCCATATTATACTATTGTATGTATATATTTAAACAATATATATATGATATATTTAACATATGAGATTGTTATATTTAACATTATTACAATTATTATAACATATATTGTATAATTGTTATATATCTTATTAATTCATGGTGTTTTTATGATTCACCGAATATTTTATAATGGTCATTCCTAATAAGCGCCTTTTATCAATGGAGGAATTCGGACATGCCGTCACTTAGTGATAGAAGGCACTGCGTACCCTAATATTTAGTATTATGCTATGACGCAGGCTTGCGGTGTGTTTTGCCGGACATTGTGGTATTGGGATTAGCCCCCGCACTTCGTGCGAGGACCAGTCCGTCTTTTATCAAAAGGGGAAGACGGACTGGCCGTCACTCAGTGACCGCATTATTTTCCTGAAACTTAAAGTATAATATTACATCACGGGCAATCTACTGATACCGTCACACCTTCTGAGATCGGGGTAAGCGTGCGCAGCACTTGCCCGAAACTAACTTTTCCGCTATAATATTGCTCTAATAACGATAAGGATGTCCGATGCTTTGCCCGTTATGCGGCTCAGGCGATACCGCATTCAAGTACCGTATCGCCCGCTTCACGCCCCCGTTCGATATCCACGAATGCCGCGCCTGCCGTTTCCAGTTCCGCGACAGGACGGGTCTCGACGCATACTCGTACTACGACCGGGGATACTACGAGGGCGGGAAGGAATTTACCTATGTGGACGAACGCCGTCTGGAGGAAGCGTCGCGGATAGTCTGGCGCGCGCGGATGAAACGCCTCAAACGGCGCGACCATAGCGGCGCGGCCGAACCCGCGTTCCTCGATATCGGGTGCTCGTTCGGAGGACTGATGCAGGTCGCGGAGGAATACGGGTACCGCGCCTATGGGGCGGAGGTCTCGGAATACTCCGGCGGATACGCGCGCAAGCGTTTCGGCGGGGACCGCATATTTACCGGGAGTATCGAGGATATCCACCTCCCGGAGGGGCAGTTTTCCGCCGCCGCGATGATAGAAGTGATCGAGCATATCGCCGACCCCCGCAAGGCTATAGAAAGTATCGCGCGGGCGATGAAACCAGGCGGCGTATTCCTCGTGCAGACCGCCGATATGGACGGGATGCAGGCGCGGCGCGCGAAGGATATGTACCATTATTACCTCCCGGGGCATCTGTCCTACTTCGACCGGCACAATTTGAGAAATTTATTGATGGAAAACGGGTTTAGCCGTACGCAGTACATCGGCGGGGTGGAGTTCGGGCTTTTACCGAAATTATTGAAGTCCCGCGCATCTTTTTCACGGTTTTCGGAGTATATTAAATGGATGAGAATCTCATTTTATCACTGGATGAGTAAAATAACGCTGGGGCCGTGGCATCTCACGAGCTCGATGGTGATTTTGGCATGGAAGTAGTTTATATCGAACGGAACATTCCCGCTCAGCCCCCTGCGCTCGAAATCGAGGATAGAAAGAAGGAGAACCGGAAACGGGTTACCGTCTTCGTCGCGCTGTCGATTGTCGCGCATTTTTACCTGTTCCTGTTCAGTTCCGCCCTGCTTGATAAGCATATCTACGACCTG contains:
- a CDS encoding class I SAM-dependent methyltransferase, with translation MLCPLCGSGDTAFKYRIARFTPPFDIHECRACRFQFRDRTGLDAYSYYDRGYYEGGKEFTYVDERRLEEASRIVWRARMKRLKRRDHSGAAEPAFLDIGCSFGGLMQVAEEYGYRAYGAEVSEYSGGYARKRFGGDRIFTGSIEDIHLPEGQFSAAAMIEVIEHIADPRKAIESIARAMKPGGVFLVQTADMDGMQARRAKDMYHYYLPGHLSYFDRHNLRNLLMENGFSRTQYIGGVEFGLLPKLLKSRASFSRFSEYIKWMRISFYHWMSKITLGPWHLTSSMVILAWK